The Anopheles gambiae chromosome 2, idAnoGambNW_F1_1, whole genome shotgun sequence genomic sequence CTGTACCAGGGCGCCGGTGGTGCCCCGGGAGGCATGCCCGGATTCCCGGGCGGTGCTCCGGGTGCGGGCGGAGCGGCCGGcggtgctgccggtggtgcCGGTTCCGGCTCGGGACCGACCATCGAGGAGGTCGACTAAATCACTCTACATTCCGACTGATGATGGCGcgtcgtcgtgtgtgtgtaccacaAGACTATGCTGTCGGCAGAGAGGGGAAAGGACGGGAATGCAATCGCTTCTCCGTGCTTCAACAAAACCATTTACCACCAGTGTCATCTTCCCTCTCTGGGTCAGCTAGCGGCGCTACCCCCCTGGACAACACATCATCTTGCCCCCACTGTATTTTCACGTCGTACGCTGCTTGAAAGCTAGCTTTTTCGCAGTGAAAAACCAAACCCGACAGCACCAGCCCTCTTTTCTTCTGCCAGTCTTCTTTTGATCTTTTTCATCTTCTcaccaaaacaccaccacctcaGCAGCCAGTCGATTAGTGGCCATTTATCATTGTAGTTCGGTAGGGAAAGGCATTGCTTCAGCGATCgttgtgtgagagtgtgtgtgtgcgcacgtgCGCTCGCGTGATATATGCTGACAAGTATTTTACTTTAATGTTGAATGTTAGTTTATTTTGCGCTTCTCGGGTCTTCCTGCGATGGGAGCGGAGGAGGAGAGGTCGCGCAACCCAGTTTACACGATTGCACACGCGAACACTTGCTCTTCTCTTGCCCAGCCAATAATGATATGCGCGCGTAAGTGCTgattgaaattttaaacaaacgaaacaagaaATAGACCAAACAGATCAATAAAAGAAAGAGCTCTGTTAACACTCCAATGAACAACATCTAGATTGGAGGGAAATTAGAAAAACCTTTGTTCTCTTCATTGGGGCTCTGGGGGGAACGGGAAATGATGACAAATAAGAATTGGGATTGAATGGAAGAAAATCGTTATCCAGCTAAAAATCTTGAACTGTTCAACGCGTAGTACGATGTTACTTAATctcttcatttatttttattatagcGGGAAAGAAAGTCATCAAGCACGGTATATGGGATGGGATAGTGGTAACTGGACTCAAGAAAACGCGCTCGGTGAATCAGCCTTCAAAAGTGTCTCCGCTGTTTATTTACGAGCTGCCGATTGCTTTTATGGAATTTTCGTCTCCAAGACATGTGTCCTCCGTGAATGGCGTGGGTGGTTGGTGTGTTGGCTCGTTCTCGGGCGCTTACCGGCACTTTATTTCTGTTTCTCACCGGAGTTTCTATTTTTAACTGAATGCAATGCGCGCGCGAAACATTGTCGGCATGGCAAACTGCGCGAACCTTGTAACAAATGCATGAACGAACTGTTTAAATTACAACTCAATGCCAACTTTGCGTGCCGTCACAGGGGTTGGACGCAGCAACCTCGATCATTTATTGCACGTGACAATGGTCAACTTGCTCCAGACGCAAGCCAATAAGGCCATGCAACAGCGAGAGAAgaccaaaaaaaatgaacgcaTGTAAAAGAAACTTGTTCTCACACTTTCCCTGAGCTACCATTAACTTTCTAGTTGCACAAATGGTGTGCAGTGTGTGCTGTCGTGGGTGTTACGCCCACAGTTCGCGCTGACTTTGTTCTCGACCACTTATCGATCGGTGTCTGGGCTACTCTTCCATTCCTTGCAAGGATGAGCTACTTTGCTGCAACATGTCTGGATGCTGATTTACGAGCTTGTTCGTGTGTGCCATGCCGCTGAGGATGTTTTGCAGGTTCCAGTCCTTTTTAAGCAGCGAATCTTCCAGCAGAAAATGGCCGTGCCGTATACAGCGTACACCGGTGCAATGTGCGCACGATTTCAGGTTGATGCCAATCTCGTGGATGAGTTCGCCGAGGTACGCTTCCGTCTCGTTGATTGCGTGAATTTCTGAAATTTCATAACGTTGTGTGTGAATAGAACGGTCGAAACATTCCCATTCGACTAATGCTTACCGATGGTAAAGAAAGGTTTCCGATACTCTGCCAGCCGTATGCCGTATATCATTGGTAGCCGATTGTCCGCCGGTCGTATCGTGCCTTTGCACGCTAGCTCGTAGGCGGCCTGCGACTGTATGTCGATACCGCTCAGCTCGAACATTTTGCGCTGATGTGACGCCTGTATTGCGGCCAGCAAACGGCCGATCTTTTCCGAACCTATGTGACTGATGGTGGCCCGTGCCGTTACTCGCGAATCGGCAAAGTGTGTCTCCGTGGCCTTTCCCAGGAATCCGGTCACCCGGTACACCCGCAGCGGCCGGTTCTGTTGCAGTCGGAAGGCGAGGTTTGTGCCATTATTGATGCCCAGCGCTGCAAAATGAATGATGGGATCGGTTTAGATCATGCACACAGGACACAGAGGACAGCAATATTCCAGCTTTACTTACCTATTACACCACTAGTGAAGCGTCCATGATTAGCGCAAAATCGACACTTGATATCGTCCGGCTGATAGCGTGGCCCCGTTACCAGCACGTTGTCGGAAAGGTCTTCCACCTTTCGCACAACCAGTTTCGCATCGAGATTGTTTTCAATAACGACACGCTGAAGCGAAGGTCTCACTTCGAGTTGGTTTAAATCTAAAACAAGTCCAAAAGTATAGTTTTTACTAAATAAAAACAGTCATATTGGGGTAGgtgtttcacacacacacaccttaccTCGGCATAAGTTGTGAATGATGGTGTTCCGAACTTGCTGCACCGTTACTCCGGCTGGTTTGTACAGATTCACCACACCGTTTAGATAGTTCCATACCGTTGGAGCGTCCTTGACTAATTTCAGTGCCATGTAAATTGAGTTTTACCGAGAGTAGTGTACTATATTTTTCGGTTTATGTTTTGTAATTTTCCGTTCtgcgttttgtttacattttgcgcGGCTCCGCAATGTGCCGCATTTGACGTTTAGCTAATTGACCGTGTGTTTATACACCCAGGGTTGGATGCGCCATGATAGAAATTCGAGTTTTCACACGGTTTTCCCCTTGCTTTACTAGCTTTATGCAGAGAAAATGCGATGGTATGAATTTTCCCCAATTGATTCGATGATTTCCATCATTCGTTCTACGCTTCTGCGCGGCAGTTGCGCCGTgcgagaagaaaaataaaacccctcCGCTGACAGGCGAGATTGACAGTTGACGCCAAGAATGAACCCAATTTGCCGGCTTGGTGCCAAACATATTTTGCGGAAAACTATTCCCGGAAACGGTAAATATCTTCGCAGCCGTGCGTGAATCCCTCGGAGGATCGCTTGCCCTAACTTTACCTGTTCTGATTGCAGTCGTTAGCAGAACCTTTGCCAAAATGGTCGACGCCAAGCTGGATGCCGTGCCGGTCGTGGACATAGACGAGGGCATCTTCAAGTACGTGCTGATCAAAGTATACGGCCAGGAGCAGACGGACGGCACCACACCGTCCAAGCTGATCGTGCGCGGCTTCAACCGGGCCCAGTGGCATTCGGACATCTACGACGAGGTCAGCTCGGCCCTGCTCGGACTCGGGCTCGAGACGGAGTGTCTTGGTGGTGGGCGAATCGAGAACCGGTCCGACCTGAAGCAGATCAAAGTGTACGGGTACTCGCAGGGGTACGGCAAGGCGGACCACATCGAAACGCGCATGCTACTGCTGACCAAGTACCCGGACCACAACATAACCTGCTCCGATGAAGGATACTGAAGAACggaggaggaggggagggTGGAAACCACACACCTTGTGAGCTTTATATTTATATGCAAAAAGTTTTGGAACTGAATACACGTAATGAACTTGTCCGTAGTAGCTGAGACGAAATGGGAGTTGTGTTGCATTCACGTATTGAAGGTAAGTTTGAACCGATGGTATTAACTTACGATTAGCTGTTAATCTGTAGTCCTTAGAGATAGCCGGGATTATCGATTCGCCTGCGGATAGCCTTCGCATACCTGAGCTAAATCAGGATTCAAATAGCACTTagacaacatttttttttgcaaaattctcTAAAAATTGTatcaaacaaatcacaaaAACCCTTTCAATCCAATTAACATCACCACTCGAGCACACGGACCAGCGAACACAACTGAGAAGGGTAAGCGACCGGACCAAAAGGTAATGAAAAGTAACCATCTTAACGATGATAGGCGGAGTGGAAATCGATTCTCTATCGCTCAAAGGGATTACATTAAATATCAGTTACCGGCTTGGAGCAAAAAAGGGTAAGAAGCCCTATCGGTATGGGGAAAGGtcattttattcgaatttgaACGATTGATTAAATCGGTCGGCAATCGGATGTGCTACAAATCCCGCAACGCAATTTCTATTCCTTCTGGGGAACATTAGGCAGTCCTTCTGGGCGAAACCAAACATGTTTAAACGGGTAG encodes the following:
- the LOC1281036 gene encoding sex-regulated protein janus-A, encoding MNPICRLGAKHILRKTIPGNVVSRTFAKMVDAKLDAVPVVDIDEGIFKYVLIKVYGQEQTDGTTPSKLIVRGFNRAQWHSDIYDEVSSALLGLGLETECLGGGRIENRSDLKQIKVYGYSQGYGKADHIETRMLLLTKYPDHNITCSDEGY
- the LOC1281037 gene encoding pseudouridylate synthase TRUB2, mitochondrial translates to MALKLVKDAPTVWNYLNGVVNLYKPAGVTVQQVRNTIIHNLCRDLNQLEVRPSLQRVVIENNLDAKLVVRKVEDLSDNVLVTGPRYQPDDIKCRFCANHGRFTSGVIALGINNGTNLAFRLQQNRPLRVYRVTGFLGKATETHFADSRVTARATISHIGSEKIGRLLAAIQASHQRKMFELSGIDIQSQAAYELACKGTIRPADNRLPMIYGIRLAEYRKPFFTIEIHAINETEAYLGELIHEIGINLKSCAHCTGVRCIRHGHFLLEDSLLKKDWNLQNILSGMAHTNKLVNQHPDMLQQSSSSLQGMEE